GGAGCATCTTTGAGGCAGGTACAGGATTTATTGGGACACGCAGATCCCAGAACGACCGCGCTGTATGCCCACATAGCGGATAGATGGCTGGCTAATCCAGCTTTGTGGCTCGATGTTCCGGCGCTGTGAGCTTTTGTAGCAGGTAAGTTGTGTAGGAGCGCGATCGCCACGTTAATATTGATGCCAGTGATCGCAGGGAAAAGATCGCATCACAATTTCTGGGAGATACATACCGCATTTTTGACCGATAAATCGCTCTCTAGTGGAATTTATAGCGTATAATTAGTTGATAGCTTGATGAAAACTTTCAATTGTTGAGGATGCCCCAGAAAATTCGAGAACTCAAGCAATTGTTACGCCAGGTGGGATTTCAAGAGCTTCCTGGAAAAGGCAGTCATACAAACTGGATACATCCACGCTTATGCTGGCAAAATAACTATTTCTGGTAAAGATGGTCTAGATGCTAAACCCTATCAGGAAAAAGAGGTTTTCAGAGCGATTCAGGAAGTGGAGAACAACGAAAATGACGAACAGACTTAAGTATCAAATGGCGATCCAGTGGTCAGAAGAGGATAATTGTTTTCTGGTCGGTTTTCCCGACTTCCCTGGACAGCAATGGCGCACGCACGGTGAAACCTATGAGGAAGCTGTCAATCAAGGAATTGAAGCCCTCGAATCGCTGGTGATGGCATACGAAGCTTCTGGAGAACGCTTACCAGAACCCAGTCAGATTGGTGCTGCTGCCTAAAAAAGTGCCTTATTTAAGCAAACTTTAGGCGATATTTGCCGATAAATGTTTTGATTGCGCCACCAATTTAATCCTATACTGCCATTACTTTATTTTGCGAACTTTAACCGCGATTAAGCTTAAGAAGCTGAATTATCTGAGACACCCACTCGAAGTTAAAGTTTTGGTACTGGGCGCTCGCTTTAGTCAAGAATATGATGGATTTTACCAGTTTGCCAAAATGTTAGAAAATCTGGCTCAGGGCATTGCAGATGGGGTAATTACGGTTCCTGAGCCTTGGTGACCAGTTAAGCTGGAGAGGGGCGTTATTATTAAGAGTGAACTCACAGTATTTGCGCACTCCGCACGTCAAAAAGGATCGGCTTCTCAAGCGCGATCCTTTCTGTTTTGAAGGCTAAAGCGTGAATTGTCAAGAGTAACAAGAAAAGATTATGCTACTACTTTAACAGAGGAATTAGGAATGCAAATTAGATCTTGAATTTCCGCTAAATCCATGTATTTATCAGCCGCGTTCAGGATAATTTTACTAGCGTGAAAACTCCAAGCAGCAACTATGACCTTAACTCCTTGAGATTTAACTTCTTGAACTGCTTTTAAATAATCTCCATCGCCACTTACTAATATTACACTTTCAT
The nucleotide sequence above comes from Merismopedia glauca CCAP 1448/3. Encoded proteins:
- a CDS encoding type II toxin-antitoxin system HicB family antitoxin — translated: MTNRLKYQMAIQWSEEDNCFLVGFPDFPGQQWRTHGETYEEAVNQGIEALESLVMAYEASGERLPEPSQIGAAA